The Etheostoma spectabile isolate EspeVRDwgs_2016 unplaced genomic scaffold, UIUC_Espe_1.0 scaffold00010793, whole genome shotgun sequence genomic sequence gtagtgattatttcatggagtctggtggagatatgctgctctatacacgctaaaagtagtgattatttacatggagtctggtggagatatggttctctatacacactaaaagtagtgattatttacatggagtctggtggagatatgctgctctatacaccctaaaagtagtgattatttacatggagtctggtgggtttggtgatggtgatgtcgGGGTTGTTTCAtgtttaactaaaaggtctctGTCTGTAGGGATCCAGTGGTCTGCTACTGTCCGTCTCTGTTTCTTATCAGCAGAGTCAGACTGCAGGTGGGGCAGtttatcactcacacacagacacactgtctGAACTAATGCTACGCTGCTAATGGTACGCCAGCTAACATCTCTATCAGAGTGTCTAAATGGAGTCATTTCTAGCATCtgattggctctcagagtcacatgaGTGTGTAACTTAGCAGCAGGACCCAGTTTATTATTCGCCCGACATGGAGGCACCGTCCTGTTTCACATGAAACAGCATTTTCACTCAGCTTTAAAACGGAGACTCTTCAAAACATCCAATTCAGGATTTTATTCATCCATATTCTGCAGAACTCTATCAATAACctccacatatatatatatatatatatatatatataaatatatatatattatatataatatatatatattataaatatatatatatataatatatatatatataaatatatatatatagactacTGCAACTGGTCTCGCCTCTTGTTTCAGAGACTCTCTGCAGTGGCCGCCAGATCTTCTGACTCCTCAGAGTTTCCAATGTCCAGTTTCCATTCCTCTCCATCCAGTGTCTTCATCTGACCTCCACCTGCCACCGGCCcctgcagccccccccaccGGCCCCCGCAGCGCCCCCCTGCAGCGCCCCTCCAGTCATGGACAGCATCCCGCGGCGGTGGGTGCTGAAGCCCCTCTCCCGCTGCTGCAGCCCTCGGACCTGCGCTCCCTCGCCGGCCCGGTGCAGAGCGAGTCCACCGGCCCCGATGATCTGGTCTTCACCTACGACAGCACCTCCGTCTCCTCAGGGCTCGGCTCCCCCCAGGTCCGGACTATCTGGGctttattattcaggttttagatTATTCAGAGTTAGTTTGAGTTTTTAGAGTTAGTTTTAGAGTTAGTTTGAGAGTTAGTTTGAGTTGTTAGAGTTAGTTTTAGAGTTAGTTTGAGTTGTTAGAGTTAGTTTTAGAGTTAGTTTGAGTTGTTAGAGTTAGTTTTAGAGTTAGTTTGAGTTGTTAGAGTTAGTTTTAGAGTTAGTTTGAGTTGTTAGAGTTAGTTTTAGAGTTAGTTTGAGTTGTTAGAGTTAGTTTTAGAGTTAGTTTGAGTTTTTAGAGTTAGTTTTAGAGTTAGTTTGAGTTTTTAGAGTTAGTTTTAGAGTTAGTTTGAGTTTTTAGAGTTAGTTTTAGAGTTAGTTGTCTAGTTGTAGTTCAGTTTGATAAATACCTCTGGTCTCCTCCCAGCAGGGCGCCTGGTCGGGGGACGGGGTGGTCCAGGCCCGGCAGGTTGCGGTGCAGCACGGACGCGATGCCAGCGACGAATGGCGTCCCAGCAGCCCCGGTTTTCCCAGCATCCCCGGCTCTCCCAGCAGCCCCAGCTTTCCCAGCAGCCCCGGCTCTCCCAGCAGCTCCGGCTCTCACTGCGGTTTCTACTCGTTCGTGGAGGACCCGGCGAGTCCAGAGGCCGAGCTGAACGAAGCCTGGATGGTGTCGCCGCAGCGACAGGCGCAGCTCGCCACCCTGAAGGAAGATAAAGGATTCAAACTACAGACCTATGCCGGTGGCAGGAAGCCGGAGAGTCTGTTCGCAGACAGCAACGGGGACTCGCCGTACGAAGTGGATCCGAGGAACGGAACCGACGCGGTTcacgaagaagaagagaagcagCTTCGGCAGGAGATCATTCGCAGCCAGGCGCCAAAGAAGAGCTTCAGAGATCAGTGGAGCGCGCTGGAGACCCTGGACCTGAGCAGACTGGTCCCAGGTCTGGGACACCCCACTAGAACCAGCGTTATAGATGGTTAATACATGTTAATACATGTTAAAACATGGTTAATACATGGTTGATAGATGTTTAATACATGGCTAATAGATGTTAATACATGTTTAATACATGTTAATAGATACGTAATagtaatatagtataatatatatatcatatactaTATCAAATACTCTATTATATAAAATAGTATATTATATAAGTATAATATTATACAATATAGtatatgatataatatagaataataataaatgtgattttcttctttttaaggTTTTAGCTTGAGCTACAGTCCGGCCCGCTCTGGACCAGAACCCTCCGGGGCTGCCGAGCCTGGGACCGTGGTCCAGGAGCAGATCAACTTCAGCGCAGCGCGACAACAGTTCCTGCAGATGGAGCGGGACCGTCTGGCGGCACCAGGCCTGATGGAGCGGGACCGTCTGACGGCACCAGGCCCGATGGAGCGGGACCGTCTGACGGCACCAGGCCCGATGGAGCGGGACCGTCTGGCGGCACCAGGCCTGATGGAGCGGGACCGTCTGACGGCACCAGGCCCGATGGAGCGGGACCATCTGACGGCGCCAGGCCCGATGGAGCGGGACCGTCTGACAGCGCCAGGCCTGATGGAGCAGGACCATCTGACTGCTGGATATATTGTAATCCTGGAGCTGTTTTAGAGGATGTATTgtaatcctggagctttcttagtgggtatacgGTAATCCTGGAGCTTCATTAGTGGGTATACGGTAATCCTGGCGCTTCATTAGTGGGTATACGgtaatcctggagctttcttagtgggtatacgGTAATCCTGGAGCTTCATTAGTGGGTATACGgtaatcctggagctttcttagtgggtatacgGTAATCCTGGAGCTTCATTAGTGGGTATAGgtaatcctggagctttcttagtgggtatacaGTAATCCTGGAGCATTATTAGTGGGTATACGgtaatcctggagctttcttagtgggtatacaGTAATCCTGGAGCATTATTAGTGGGTATACGGTAATCCTGGAGATTTCTTAGTGGGTTTACCTGCGTATTACGTAGTCTACATCCCTGACCATGaggtatttctgtatttttctgtttctttagaCTCTTAGCCGGCAGAGCAGTGTCTTCGAGGATCTGGACTCTGGCCTGGAGGGGCAGCAGGAGAACAGGATCAGCTACGAGACCCCGATAGAAAGGGAGATCCGGTTAGTTCAGGAGCGCGAGGAGAACCTGCGGCGCTCTCGAGGTCTGAAGCTCAGCAAAGGCCGAGCCGAGATGGTCCAGATCAGAACCAAACGTCTGGCGTCGCCGCTGACGCCCGGCAGAGCCAGAGACAGGAGCCTGGGGGGCTTAATCATCCAGAAGGAGATCCACGGAGGAGGACTGGGACCGGCAACTAACAACGTGAGAGTAGTATGTatagacaacagtagagagacaacagtagagcgtagtatgtagagagacaacagtagagagacaacagtagagagacaacagtagagtgtagtatgtagagagacaacaatagagagacaacagtagagacaacagtagagagtagtatgtagagacaacagtagagagacaacagtagagcgtagtatgtagagagacaacagtagagagaca encodes the following:
- the misp gene encoding LOW QUALITY PROTEIN: mitotic interactor and substrate of PLK1 (The sequence of the model RefSeq protein was modified relative to this genomic sequence to represent the inferred CDS: inserted 1 base in 1 codon) — its product is MDSIPRRWVLKPLXPLLQPSDLRSLAGPVQSESTGPDDLVFTYDSTSVSSGLGSPQIPLVSSQQGAWSGDGVVQARQVAVQHGRDASDEWRPSSPGFPSIPGSPSSPSFPSSPGSPSSSGSHCGFYSFVEDPASPEAELNEAWMVSPQRQAQLATLKEDKGFKLQTYAGGRKPESLFADSNGDSPYEVDPRNGTDAVHEEEEKQLRQEIIRSQAPKKSFRDQWSALETLDLSRLVPGFSLSYSPARSGPEPSGAAEPGTVVQEQINFSAARQQFLQMERDRLAAPGLMERDRLTAPGPMERDRLTAPGPMERDRLAAPGLMERDRLTAPGPMERDHLTAPGPMERDRLTAPGLMEQDHLTAGYITLSRQSSVFEDLDSGLEGQQENRISYETPIEREIRLVQEREENLRRSRGLKLSKGRAEMVQIRTKRLASPLTPGRARDRSLGGLIIQKEIHGGGLGPATNNVRVGQSSLDPLQVLEDIKTELNQPNKDERTAEGQSESMLACCPHRHPEDTESYLRWMSTAQSYFSETDSDIQDASGFSRHQTTRILLKDQSSPSSPTPSSCRDLPAPTPQCSTAPRSWRENLESTGLTPRGRGTPDFIEKEIKEALRRERELKELRENKGDREDRGNRGIREDRGNREDREKGGGKGNRGDRGNREDRGNRGDRGNRGETCSPPPLVQQAAKMAASLFYPSANTDKASSVSSPCVRPSVRLPSFVTAQPFSPPLLPVSRPPGPLPLSSAPPPFRGLTETLLQDFEERRVKEKLDESAYAGIQLVDDVNNKVVESTRVTRHKNKRALLWEAGEFTNQADP